One genomic window of Motacilla alba alba isolate MOTALB_02 chromosome 1, Motacilla_alba_V1.0_pri, whole genome shotgun sequence includes the following:
- the ZDHHC23 gene encoding palmitoyltransferase ZDHHC23, whose protein sequence is MEEPLCCCEYVDRRGRRNHLAACCCDCEELDDGCDRWLTCKSLPPGALERIADTIADRLRVPWFSGAVKINVSLVPPLVLLPVFLHVAALHFLLGLIILTSLPVVVLWYYYLTHRRKERTLFFLSLGLFSLGYMYYVFLREVVPRGHVEHSQVVTLTCGLILMLAALSRAKKDPGYLPIPAGNEKPSHQGLHNKSIRGSSSGLHGISGAASSRAVNGEAKGYCRMSAEQPAGVKKDWCTKCQLVRPARAGHCRLCGRCVRRLDHHCVWINSCVGEQNHQAFILALSFFMLTSVYGIILALHTICRGRSPFVALFYCPGAYSDYSSALSFTCVWYCAIVTAGMGYILLIQLLNISYNVTEREARLALRDNTGRRLLGGLVIDTGQYNRGLLCNWSHFLSLGSTPPQRSAEDIV, encoded by the exons aTGGAGGAGCCGCTCTGTTGCTGCGAGTACGTGGACCGGCGCGGCCGGCGCAACCACCTGGCGGCGTGCTGCTGCGACTGCGAGGAGCTGGACGACGGCTGCGACAG GTGGCTGACGTGCAAATCTCTGCCCCCGGGAGCGCTGGAGAGGATCGCCGACACCATCGCGGACCGGCTGCGGGTCCCCTGGTTCTCCGGAGCCGTGAAGATCAACGTCAGCCTCGTGCCGCCGCTCGTCCTGCTGCCCGTCTTCCTCCACGTTGCCGCCCTGCACTTCCTGCTGGGGCTCATCATCCTGACGTCCCTCCCCGTTGTGGTGCTGTGGTATTACTACCTCACCCACCGGAGGAAGGAACGGACTCTGTTCTTCTTGAGCCTGGGGCTCTTCTCCTTGGGATATATGTACTATGTGTTTCTCCGTGAGGTGGTTCCCCGGGGCCACGTGGAGCATTCCCAAGTGGTCACTCTCACGTGCGGGTTAATTCTTATGCTTGCAGCCCTGTCTCGAGCCAAGAAGGACCCTGGCTAccttcccatcccagcaggcaaTGAGAAGCCATCGCATCAGGGTTTGCACAACAAGAGTATTAGAGGGAGTTCCAGTGGGCTCCATGGCATCTCAGGTGCTGCCAGCAGTCGTGCTGTGAATGGGGAGGCTAAAGGTTATTGCAGGATGTCAGCTGAGCAGCCAGCAGGTGTGAAAAAGGACTGGTGCACTAAATGCCAGCTGGTCAGGCCAGCCCGAGCAGGGCACTGCCGGCTTTGTGGCAGGTGCGTGAGGAGACTGGACCATCACTGTGTCTG gATTAACAGCTGTGTAGGGGAGCAGAACCATCAAGCTTTCATCCTTGCACTCTCCTTCTTCATGCTCACCTCTGTGTATGGGATTATCTTGGCCCTGCACACCATCTGTAGGGGCCGAAGTCCATTTGTGGCACTGTTCTACTGCCCCGGGGCCTATTCTGACTACAG ctctgctctgtcgTTCACCTGTGTATGGTACTGTGCCATTGTAACAGCTGGCATGGGATACATCCTCCTTATCCAGCTGTTGAACATCAGCTACAATGTGACTGAGAGGGAAGCTCGGCTGGCTCTGCGGGACAACACTGGGCGCAGACTGCTGGGCGGCTTAGTGATAGACACTGGCCAGTATAACAGGGGACTCCTATGCAACTGGAGCCATTTCCTGAGCCTGGGGTCTACTCCTCCACAGCGCTCTGCTGAGGACATCGTGTGA